The following proteins come from a genomic window of Stigmatopora nigra isolate UIUO_SnigA chromosome 9, RoL_Snig_1.1, whole genome shotgun sequence:
- the mtcl1 gene encoding microtubule cross-linking factor 1: MESSGGGSAGSDTRANQPEKKRPNRVPSPARPSLKDVHGRAAKPALLGPKSPKLSSKQQPPNRGSRRNLAAAKENPPAAARSSAKAGLTKKPTRLPGAELKAAGSPLFAKAKKAKLVPVYPAHGSPLRVPTALVVQTDSSSDLSDCPSELAPVASSDGDGDGDGRSATGSSDREHPRTSGLHPLPEARMSSLVRSGAETKARGTEDELLRDIEDLRSENDYLKDEAEELRAEMEELRDTYMDEEVYQLQELRRELERSNKNCRILQYRLRKAEQKGLRAAQTGHVDGELLRALEQDLKVAKDVSVRLHNELESVEDKRSRAEDDNEELRQRIIEVEISKQALHNELERAKEAALRRRGGSFKDKKSTSQEDCADLRCQLQFAKEESGLMRKKMAKVGREKEQLEQELQKYKSLYGDVDSPLPLTDCPGGGPHSTREAELRLRLKLVEEEANILGRKIVELEVDNRSLRAENDDIRCQYERDCFGREPFSSVPTSPYGADPIESAGELRRHLQFVEEEAELLRRSISEIEDHNRQLTSELDRFRFGCGPADRGGFQPAGGANGGTATEELKSARMQINELSGKVMKLQYENRVLLSNVQRCDLAAHLGLRTGGSQDGDAGRQEAAEDEEAGRLLLLQPKREGPIGGESDSEDVLEKTTTTTTSGLGSTRPSDVADLANRRREERESFANVKREADRLGKCVDRLINDTDSLILEGRLVVTAPEGPQGAGDPQVLDTINTRMKAFRTELHVFVEKLEHVGDGTRDGTDDLSPMPHLTESSSFLSSVTSMSRDSPIATFGRDLMTDFQSGQRDELEWHVGQEGGVEPYNQSRGGAAGLARYSRPLVLRAEAPRESPAFDVQLRLDHERPVRLTTDERDAPVVSLPQEGERPRPRLELPGLLPTPEASWAQERATLLQEVRLFRRNTAVFYAKLKSILARWRHGGGRDGVGIQPELEKSESPPELGGTLQPPEVDGVSPNGQYQHQFGENRRMLQALRSLLEQFREELREEEARRCQLQQAYANDKAAWEVKWAEIKCQLAQAEEEAPGKMRGQAQGDEGDPEWAPKQEREEHRRLLAESHKTSLDLRWRLQHGEKRWSRERAELMDNFERQRQEWDGGHRELHHKMEKLQRELSCRRGEGAEEGPGTRSPRSPRSPRSAAPTLVPPIRSLSDSDAAMAEQVGTRPRSPTESPFLDALSLDPLASLEVSPPCRLEGEKKFPCLKEALNVICEKEGTRDLFDDEEMAGGGSLLRAKSVCSMSDFQRLMDSSPFLPDKTRHGERGQDDVTPPLSPDDLKYIEEFNNKGWDFPSPATSAVPPEGDSFQTPSWFLTTSASLTTTSTLNSRASLGADAYGVHVLRSPARAGPESESDPIYAKGGKARGDGEAAGGSDEAFGGGRWPCGLLEAGGLRTSPNPSSPIVPTVGYASALDLQLSRNMSDDMKEVAISVRNAIRSPAGTTAATTALPSLRDSACQTNGFTTRGTQTTQTISVGLQTDLLRTLTSSPHRCLTPKGGGTPISSPSRNTRKVQYSPVVQSKFERPCCSPKYGSPKLQRKTSSANKADVANAGRAATPTTPQKGNSESAWARSTTTRDSPVHATINDGLSSLFNIIDHTPVAYDSAQKFNKSPSRSRPADVAAAESGVSDPRGARGRSPSPVQLIVETRGERNAEVVSIRQDLSAPPGYTLGENATRILNKKLQDERRLQAGAMGSKLVDPQPGCLEDLSQSLVVPPLDWHFLRPARPPNRRPPSRWANVSPPISASEGRFTFPTPEPPGSVPAGDAGI, translated from the exons ATGGAGAGCTCCGGTGGAGGCTCCGCGGGCAGCGACACCAGAGCCAACCAGCCGGAGAAGAAGAGACCGAACCGGGTGCCCTCCCCGGCCAGACCTTCCCTGAAGGACGTACACGGCCGCGCCGCCAAGCCTGCGCTCCTCGGACCCAAATCGCCCAAACTCAGCAGCAAACAGCAGCCCCCCAACCGGGGCTCCAGGCGCAACCTCGCCGCCGCCAAAGAGAACCCTCCTGCGGCTGCCAGGAGTAGCGCCAAGGCCGGCTTGACCAAGAAGCCAACTCGGCTTCCCGGAGCCGAGCTGAAAGCAGCCGGCAGTCCTCTCTTCGCCAAGGCCAAGAAGGCGAAACTGGTTCCGGTGTACCCCGCTCATGGATCTCCCCTCCGGGTACCGACGGCTCTGGTGGTTCAGACCGACAGCAGTTCGGACTTGTCGGACTGCCCGTCCGAGTTGGCGCCGGTGGCCAGCAGCGATGGTGACGGTGACGGTGACGGCAGGTCGGCCACCGGCTCCAGCGACAGGGAGCACCCGCGGACCTCGGGGCTTCATCCCCTCCCCGAGGCTCGTATGTCATCTCTGGTCCGGTCCGGTGCTGAGACGAAAGCCAGAGGAACCGAGGATGAACTGCTAAGGGATATTGAGGATCTGCGATCGGAGAATGATTATTTGAAG GACGAGGCGGAAGAACTGCGAGCGGAGATGGAGGAACTTCGCGACACTTATATGGACGAAGAAGTGTACCAGTTACAGGAGTTGCGCCGAGAACTGGAACGCTCCAACAAGAACTGCCGCATCCTTCAATACCGCCTGAGGAAGGCCGAGCAGAAGGGCCTACGCGCCGCCCAGACCGGACACGTGGACGGGGAGCTTCTTCGCGCCCTGGAGCAGGACCTCAAg GTGGCCAAGGACGTGTCGGTGCGTTTGCACAACGAGCTGGAGAGCGTGGAGGACAAGCGAAGCCGAGCAGAGGACGACAACGAGGAGCTGCGCCAGAGGATCATCGAGGTGGAGATTTCCAAGCAAGCGCTCCATAACGAGTTGGAGCGTGCCAAAGAG GCTGCGCTGAGGCGACGAGGGGGATCTTTTAAGGACAAGAAATCCACCAGCCAG GAGGACTGCGCCGATCTGCGATGTCAACTCCAGTTCGCCAAGGAGGAGTCGGGTCTGATGCGCAAAAAGATGGCCAAAGTGGGAAGGGAGAAGGAGCAACTGGAGCAGGAGCTGCAAAAGTACAAGTCACTCTACGGGGACGTGGACAGCCCCCTGCCCCTGACCGACTGCCCCGGCGGTGGCCCCCATTCCACCCGGGAAGCCGAGCTGCGACTGCGACTCAAGCTGGTGGAAGAAGAAGCCAACATCTTGGGACGCAAGATCGTGGAGTTGGAGGTGGACAACCGCAGCTTGCGGGCGGAAAACGACGACATCCGCTGCCAGTACGAGCGAGACTGCTTCGGACGGGAGCCCTTCTCCAGCGTGCCCACCTCGCCCTACGGCGCCGACCCCATCGAGTCGGCCGGCGAGCTTCGCCGACACTTACAGTtcgtggaggaggaggcggaacTCCTGCGACGCTCCATCTCCGAGATCGAGGACCACAACAGGCAGCTGACTTCGGAGTTGGACCGCTTCAGGTTCGGTTGCGGGCCGGCCGACCGTGGGGGATTCCAACCGGCGGGCGGCGCCAACGGCGGGACGGCCACGGAAGAGCTGAAATCGGCCAGGATGCAGATTAACGAGCTGAGTGGGAAAGTTATGAAGCTCCAGTACGAGAACCGGGTTCTCCTGTCTAACGTCCAACGTTGCGACTTGGCCGCCCACCTGGGTCTGAGAACGGGGGGCTCGCAAGATGGCGACGCCGGCCGGCAAGAGGCCGCCGAGGACGAGGAGGCGGGGCGACTCCTACTCCTCCAACCCAAGAGGGAAGGCCCCATTGGCGGGGAAAGCGACTCTGAAGATGTCTTGGAgaaaaccaccaccaccaccacttctgGACTAGGAAGCACGCGACCCTCTGACGTGGCCGACCTCGCCAATCGCCGCCGCGAGGAACGGGAATCCTTCGCCAACGTGAAAAGGGAAGCCGACAGACTGGGCAAGTGCGTGGACCGGCTCATCAACGACACGGACAGTCTGATCCTGGAGGGAAGGCTGGTGGTGACCGCGCCGGAGGGTCCGCAAGGAGCAGGGGACCCCCAAGTCCTGGACACCATCAATACCCGGATGAAGGCTTTCCGCACCGAGCTGCACGTCTTTGTGGAAAAGTTAGAACACGTCGGTGATGGTACCAGGGACGGGACCGACGACCTGTCCCCCATGCCACACCTCACCGAGTCCAGCAGCTTCCTGTCCAGCGTCACTTCCATGTCCCGGGATTCTCCCATCGCCACCTTCGGAAGAGACCTGATGACGGACTTTCAG TCCGGTCAGCGGGATGAGCTGGAGTGGCACGTAGGACAGGAAGGAGGCGTGGAACCCTACAACCAAAGCAGGGGAGGTGCGGCAGGACTCGCTAGGTACAGCCGACCCCTGGTTTTAAGAGCAGAG GCACCACGGGAGAGCCCCGCTTTCGACGTCCAGCTCCGTCTGGATCACGAACGACCCGTGAGGCTCACGACGGACGAACGGGACGCCCCGGTGGTCTCGTTGCCTCAG GAGGGCGAGCGTCCACGACCCCGCCTGGAACTGCCGGGCCTCCTGCCGACTCCGGAAGCTTCTTGGGCTCAGGAGCGAGCCACCCTGCTGCAAGAGGTTCGCCTCTTTCGCCGCAACACGGCCGTCTTCTACGCTAAGCTCAAGTCCATTCTGGCCCGCTGGAGGCACGGAGGAGGGAGGGACGGCGTCGGCATCCAACCGGAG TTGGAGAAGTCGGAGAGCCCCCCCGAGCTGGGCGGGACGTTGCAGCCGCCGGAGGTTGACGGCGTGTCACCCAATGGACAGTACCAGCATCAG TTTGGCGAGAACCGGCGAATGCTGCAGGCGCTGCGCTCTCTGCTGGAGCAGTTTAGGGAGGAGCTTCGCGAGGAGGAGGCGCGGCGCTGCCAACTGCAGCAGGCCTACGCCAACGACAAGGCCGCCTGGGAGGTCAAGTGGGCGGAGATCAAGTGCCAGCTCGCGCAG gcggaggaggaggcgcCAGGGAAAATGCGCGGCCAGGCCCAGGGAGACGAAGGGGACCCCGAGTGGGCGCCCAAGCAGGAGCGGGAAGAGCACCGGCGCCTGCTGGCCGAAAGCCACAAGACCTCGCTGGACCTTCGCTGGCGGCTGCAGCACGGCGAGAAGCGCTGGAGTCGCGAGAGGGCCGAGCTGATGGACAACTTTGAGCGGCAGCGACAAGAGTGGGACGGCGGACATCGTGAGCTCCACCACAAGATGGAGAAG CTGCAGAGGGAGCTCAGCTGCCGGCGAGGCGAGGGCGCCGAGGAAGGCCCTGGCACCCGTTCCCCCCGTTCCCCGCGTTCCCCACGCTCCGCCGCCCCCACCCTGGTGCCGCCCATCCGCTCCCTCTCCGACTCGGACGCCGCGATGGCGGAGCAAGTCGGCACTAGACCGAGAAGCCCGACGGAGAGCCCCTTTCTGGACGCGCTGTCTCTGGATCCCCTCGCCAGCTTGGAGGTCTCGCCACCTTGTAGACTCGAGGGGGAGAAGAAGTTTCCCTGCCTGAAGGAG gcCCTTAATGTGATTTGCGAGAAAGAAGGAACTCGGGATTTGTTTGACGACGAGGAGATGGCTGGCGGCGGCAGTTTGCTGAG AGCCAAGTCAGTTTGCTCCATGAGCGACTTCCAGCGCCTGATGGACAGCTCGCCGTTCCTCCCCGACAAGACGCGCCACGGCGAGCGGGGCCAAGACGACGTCACCCCGCCCCTTTCGCCCGACGACCTCAAATACATCGAGGAGTTCAACAACAAAGGCTGGGACTTCCCGTCACCCGCCACCTCCGCCGTCCCTCCAGAAGGCGACTCTTTCCAAACCCCCTCCTGGTTCCTCACCACCAGCGCCAGCCTGACCACCACCAGCACACTTAACAGTCGGGCCAGCCTGGGGGCCGACGCCTACGGGGTCCACGTCCTCCGCAGCCCCGCCAGAGCCGGGCCCGAGTCGGAATCGGACCCCATTTACGCAAAAGGCGGCAAGGCCAGGGGCGACGGCGAGGCGGCCGGCGGCTCGGACGAAGCGTTCGGCGGCGGGAGGTGGCCCTGCGGCCTTCTAGAAGCCGGGGGGTTGAGGACTTCCCCCAACCCATCGTCCCCCATCGTCCCCACGGTGGGCTACGCCTCGGCGCTAGATCTGCAGCTTTCCCGGAACATGAGCGACGATATGAAAGAAGTGGCCATCTCGGTGAGGAACGCCATCCGCTCGCCGGCGGGGACaacggcggcgacgacggcgcTCCCGTCCCTCCGCGACTCGGCCTGCCAGACCAACGGCTTCACCACCAGGGGCACCCAGACCACTCAGACCATCAGCGTGGGTTTGCAGACGGACCTCCTGAGGACCCTGACCAGCAGCCCCCACCGCTGCCTGACCCCAAAAGGCGGCGGCACCCCCATCTCGTCCCCCTCGCGGAATACCCGCAAGGTGCAGTACTCGCCCGTGGTCCAGAGTAAGTTTGAGCGCCCCTGCTGTTCGCCCAAGTACGGCTCGCCCAAACTCCAGCGCAAGACGTCGTCGGCCAACAAGGCGGATGTAGCCAACGCCGGCCGGGCCGCCACGCCCACCACGCCGCAGAAAGGCAACAGCGAGTCGGCGTGGGCCCGCTCCACCACCACGCGGGACAGCCCCGTCCACGCCACCATCAACGACGGCCTCTCCAGCCTCTTCAACATCATCGACCACACGCCGGTGGCTTACGACAGCGCCCAAAAGTTCAACAAGTCCCCCAGCCGATCCCGCCCGGccgacgtcgccgccgccgaaTCCGGAGTGTCCGACCCCAGGGGCGCCAGGGGTCGCTCGCCCAGCCCCGTGCAGTTAATCGTGGAGACACGGGGGGAACGCAACGCCGAAGTGGTGAGCATCCGGCAGGACCTGTCGGCGCCACCGGGGTACACGCTGGGCGAGAACGCCACCCGCATCCTCAACAAGAAACTGCAGGACGAAAGAAGGTTGCAGGCGGGAGCCATGGGAAGCAAATTGGTGGACCCGCAACCCGGATGCTTGGAG GACCTCAGCCAATCCCTGGTGGTTCCGCCCTTGGACTGGCACTTCCTGCGCCCGGCCCGTCCGCCCAACCGCCGCCCACCCTCACGGTGGGCCAACGTGTCGCCGCCCATCTCGGCGTCCGAAGGGAGGTTCACCTTCCCGACTCCGGAGCCGCCCGGAAGCGTCCCGGCCGGCGACGCGGGAATTTAA
- the rab12 gene encoding ras-related protein Rab-12, translating into MDPRYGVPRRAGVGSGGSSNSSPALGAQSRRRKIPPRPADFKLQIIIIGSRGVGKTSIMERYTDATFSEACKSTVGVDFKIKTVELRGKKVRLQIWDTAGQERFNSITSAYYRGAKGIVLVYDITKQETFDDLPKWMKMVDKYASEEAELLLVGNKLDCESDRVISRQQGERFSSRISGMRFCETSAKDNCNVDEIFLKLVEDILSKMPLEVPNKELSGSVLSLQPEPEVPPELPPPRIRCC; encoded by the exons ATGGATCCGCGATACGGCGTCCCGCGGAGGGCCGGCGTCGGCAGCGGGGGCTCCTCCAACTCGTCGCCCGCTCTGGGGGCTCAGTCGCGCCGCAGGAAGATACCGCCCAGGCCCGCTGACTTCAaacttcaaattattattatcggCTCACGGGGTGTCGGTAAAACCAGCATTATGGAACGTTACACCGACGCCACTTTCTCCGAGGCCTGCAAGTCCACCGTAG GAGTggattttaaaatcaaaacgGTGGAGCTGAGGGGGAAAAAGGTCCGACTTCAAATCTG GGACACAGCCGGCCAGGAGCGCTTCAACAGCATCACGTCGGCATACTACCGTGGCGCCAAGGGGATCGTGCTGGTCTATGACATCACCAAGCAGGAGACCTTTGACGACCTTCCCAAGTGGATGAAGATGGTAGACAAG TATGCGTCCGAGGAGGCGGAGCTCCTTCTGGTGGGAAACAAGTTGGACTGCGAGAGTGACCGTGTCATCTCCAGACAGCAAGGAGAGAGG TTTTCCTCTCGGATAAGCGGCATGCGTTTCTGCGAGACGAGCGCCAAAGACAACTGCAACGTGGATGAGATCTTTCTGAAGCTGGTGGAGGACATCCTCAGTAAG ATGCCGCTGGAGGTTCCCAACAAGGAGCTCTCGGGCAGCGTGCTTTCTCTGCAGCCTGAACCCGAAGTGCCTCCGGAGCTACCCCCACCTCGCATACGCTgctgttga
- the napgb gene encoding N-ethylmaleimide-sensitive factor attachment protein, gamma b, whose protein sequence is MAAQKINEAHEHIAKAEKCLKTSLTKWKPDFDSAASEYAKAAVCFKNAKQYDQAKDAYLKEAEYHTENKTLFHAAKAIEQAGMMMKEQKKMPEAIQYIEKACMMYMENGTPDTAAMALDRAGKLIEPLNLEKAVDLYQKAAGVFENEDRLRQAVELLGKASRLLVRLKRLDDAAVALQKEKNMYKEIENFPMCFKKTTAQVLIHLHRGDYVAADKCVRESYSLPGYSGSEDCVAMETLLQGYDEQDEDQVSRVCNSPLLKYMDNDYAKLAISLRVPGGVSKKKKANAAPAGGAGGDTSATGGGGDEDEYEGGLC, encoded by the exons ATGGCCGCCCAGAAGATAAACGAAGCCCACGAACATATAGCCAAAGCCGAGAAATG CTTGAAGACAAGCTTGACAAAGTGGAAACCGGATTTTGATAGCGCTGCCTCGGAATACGCCAAAGCGg CTGTGTGCTTCAAGAACGCCAAGCAGTATGATCAAGCTAAGGATGCTTACCTGAAAGAAGCTGAATACCACACCGAAAACAAGAC GCTTTTCCATGCTGCCAA AGCTATCGAGCAAGCAGGAATGATGATGAAGGAGCAGAAAAAGATGCCAGAAGCCATTCAGTACATCGAGAAGGCGTGCATGATGTATATGGAGAACGGAACGCCTGATACGGCGGCCATGGCTTTGGACCGCGCTGGCAA GTTGATCGAACCTCTTAACCTTGAGAAAGCAGTCGACTTGTATCAAAAGGCTGCTGGTGTATTTgag AACGAGGACCGTTTGCGTCAAGCCGTGGAGTTGCTAGGCAAAGCTTCCAGGCTGCTGGTACGCTTAAAAAG GTTGGATGATGCTGCCGTGGCTTTGCAGAAGGAGAAGAACATGTATAAGGAGATTGAGAATTTTCCAATGTGCTTCAAG AAAACCACAGCTCAGGTTCTGATCCACCTTCACCGGGGCGATTATGTGGCGGCGGATAAGTGCGTCCGAGAGAGTTACAG cctgCCCGGCTACAGCGGCAGCGAGGACTGCGTCGCCATGGAGACGCTGCTGCAGGGTTACGACGAGCAAGATGAGGACCAGGTGTCCCGAGTCTGCAACTCCCCTCTGCTCAAGTACATGGACAATGAC TACGCCAAGCTGGCCATTTCGCTGCGGGTGCCGGGCGGAGTaagcaagaagaagaaggccAACGCCGCGCCAGCAGGGGGCGCTGGCGGGGACACGTCTGCCACCGGAGGAGGAGGTGATGAGGACGAGTATGAGGGCGGCCTGTGTTAA